One window from the genome of Bdellovibrio sp. NC01 encodes:
- a CDS encoding thermonuclease family protein gives MKRFSALLISALIALSANSAFARKKKATTIFKYSGVVERCHDGDTCRVITSSNKVLKVRFAGIDCPELSQRNGKDARDYTEGLIKGRNVNLECNGNSYDRLTCTVFLDEKNINQMIVDNGWAWDSTKYSHGRYIAAVSAAKAKRLGIWADKDLVSPYCYRHPSYRKCQTDKVYMP, from the coding sequence ATGAAAAGATTTTCTGCTTTGTTGATTTCAGCTTTGATTGCTCTTTCTGCCAACTCTGCTTTCGCGCGAAAAAAGAAAGCGACAACAATCTTCAAATATTCTGGCGTCGTTGAACGCTGTCATGATGGTGACACTTGCCGAGTCATCACAAGCTCAAACAAAGTTTTAAAAGTTCGTTTCGCCGGTATCGACTGTCCTGAGTTATCACAAAGAAATGGTAAGGACGCACGTGACTACACAGAAGGTTTAATCAAAGGCCGCAATGTGAATCTTGAGTGCAACGGTAACTCCTATGACCGTCTTACTTGCACAGTTTTCCTAGACGAAAAGAACATTAACCAAATGATCGTGGATAATGGCTGGGCTTGGGATTCGACAAAATATTCTCACGGCCGTTACATTGCTGCAGTTTCTGCTGCGAAAGCAAAGCGTTTAGGAATTTGGGCCGATAAAGATTTAGTAAGCCCGTATTGTTATCGCCATCCAAGTTATCGCAAGTGCCAAACTGATAAAGTGTATATGCCCTAA
- a CDS encoding type II secretion system protein, translating into MILNKRGMTLIEVLLAIGISVVGVSIFLFFVLSSRKHVSHVDRSIILKEVLTDNVIELKGLQIADLAPIGKCFMRTYKADKTFVSETTVDLNSGACPQPDLTQNMIYIGWGMQPASDIDASFSSSSLKLPKYSDTLRKVTMQVWGWSDGEGKTIVNSQIVIFKR; encoded by the coding sequence GTGATTTTGAATAAACGCGGTATGACTCTTATTGAAGTGCTTTTGGCGATTGGAATTTCAGTCGTTGGCGTTTCAATTTTTCTTTTCTTTGTTCTTTCTTCGCGCAAACACGTTTCCCACGTCGATCGCTCTATCATTTTGAAAGAAGTTTTGACGGACAATGTGATTGAACTCAAAGGCTTGCAGATCGCAGATCTTGCGCCGATCGGTAAGTGTTTCATGCGCACTTATAAAGCGGATAAAACTTTTGTGTCTGAAACGACTGTGGATCTTAACAGTGGCGCGTGCCCGCAACCCGATTTAACTCAAAATATGATTTATATCGGTTGGGGTATGCAACCCGCTTCGGATATCGATGCCAGTTTCAGCTCCAGCTCTTTGAAGCTTCCAAAATATTCGGACACCCTTCGCAAAGTGACGATGCAAGTATGGGGTTGGAGTGATGGCGAAGGTAAAACGATTGTTAACAGCCAGATTGTGATCTTTAAGCGATGA
- a CDS encoding patatin-like phospholipase family protein yields MRIKDKKKVALVLSGGGIKAAAFHIGVCLALQEKGFKFAGGTKEMVRQNSREDDPKTIRCYVGSSAGAFVAAILGAGYPIESLINAFQIGSGTTPTFDKSDLRYLKPISYRDIFNLNSSGLLKFLPRTLLDKTLVSGGFESLLKNGLKLNGLFSTRGIEGYLRKEVLLDNDFARLGVELFIVGTQLNHSRKAIFGNFPESFKTATTKYINYSTISDAVAASTSLPPVFAPYGIKRPDGKEIFYYDGEIRDTLSTHVAVDSGADLVISSYSIQPYHFTEEMGSLHKYGIPLILNQALYQVVQQKIAKHIQNQNDIKGIYNAVDGYLKQTGAPDEQREKLLQIIREKVNHRPEVDYIYIAPRPQNYEMFFVDHFSLNPEILARIVRIGFKSGINVLRQHDL; encoded by the coding sequence ATGCGTATTAAAGACAAAAAGAAAGTGGCCTTGGTACTCAGTGGTGGAGGCATTAAAGCTGCCGCATTCCACATCGGTGTTTGCCTAGCCCTTCAAGAAAAAGGATTCAAATTTGCGGGCGGCACCAAAGAGATGGTGCGTCAGAATTCTCGCGAGGATGATCCGAAAACGATTCGCTGTTACGTGGGGTCCAGTGCTGGAGCCTTCGTCGCCGCTATTTTGGGTGCTGGTTATCCAATCGAGTCTTTGATTAATGCCTTTCAAATCGGTTCGGGCACAACGCCCACTTTCGATAAATCGGATCTTCGTTATTTAAAACCGATTTCTTATCGCGATATCTTCAACCTCAACTCTTCGGGTCTTTTGAAATTCCTGCCGCGCACTTTGCTTGATAAAACTTTGGTGAGTGGTGGCTTTGAATCGTTATTGAAAAACGGTTTGAAACTCAACGGCTTGTTTTCTACCCGTGGGATCGAAGGCTATCTACGCAAAGAGGTTCTGCTTGATAACGACTTTGCCCGATTAGGCGTGGAGTTGTTCATCGTGGGCACACAACTGAACCACTCAAGGAAAGCTATCTTCGGGAATTTCCCCGAGTCTTTTAAAACTGCGACTACGAAATACATCAATTATTCGACGATTTCTGATGCCGTTGCCGCTTCAACGTCATTGCCCCCGGTGTTTGCTCCTTACGGAATCAAACGCCCTGATGGCAAAGAGATCTTCTATTATGATGGCGAGATCCGCGACACCCTTTCAACCCACGTAGCGGTTGATAGCGGTGCTGATCTAGTTATTTCATCTTATTCAATTCAGCCTTATCACTTTACGGAAGAGATGGGTTCATTGCATAAGTACGGCATCCCTTTGATCTTGAACCAAGCTTTGTATCAAGTCGTTCAACAAAAGATCGCGAAGCATATTCAAAATCAAAACGACATCAAAGGTATCTACAACGCTGTCGACGGTTACTTAAAACAAACTGGCGCTCCGGATGAACAACGCGAAAAGTTGCTTCAAATCATCCGCGAAAAAGTAAACCACCGCCCAGAAGTGGATTACATCTACATCGCCCCACGCCCACAAAACTACGAAATGTTCTTCGTCGACCATTTCAGTTTGAACCCAGAAATCCTAGCTCGCATCGTGCGCATCGGCTTCAAATCCGGAATCAACGTCCTCCGCCAACACGACCTCTAA
- a CDS encoding NADH-quinone oxidoreductase subunit N, with translation MNMTIGLSDILLVSPMIALFLASLIPLTVKVLRGNREQNPIVTLTQGLLGIVIAIALLAVFGGAGKTAFNNGLIFDGVTQWISVIALLAAGASMIMMYENPATTGKQFSELIFLAMSSAVGMLILVAAVDLLMVFIGLEMMSLALYLMIAMSHEEKLSKEAALKYFVLGSFASAVFLYGVAFIFGSTGGTNILSFMENAAELVQTSRLFLFGIAFVILGFCFKVSIAPFHAWTPDVYQGSPTPHSAFMATAVKAVSFAAFLRIIATKSLVGSDHLFDILQWLAVITMIVGNTAAILQNNLKRMIAYSSVAHSGYLLIGVITAGVSENGAFGASGVIFYLLSYALMTLGAFAIAGMMEKSESHIVNIDDLAGFAKNRPMLALCMTVFLLSLAGIPPTLGFFGKFYMFNAAIGEGLLWLAIWGMISSVIGLYYYLRPIVVMYMKEGEAEIAPRSLNATTVAVVVMAVAIVLMGFVSGPLFTAVEKSLL, from the coding sequence ATGAATATGACAATTGGACTAAGTGATATCCTTCTTGTTTCGCCAATGATCGCATTGTTCTTGGCAAGCTTGATCCCACTAACAGTAAAAGTTCTTCGTGGTAACCGCGAGCAAAACCCGATCGTCACTTTGACTCAAGGTTTGCTTGGTATCGTGATCGCGATCGCACTTCTTGCTGTGTTTGGTGGCGCTGGTAAAACAGCTTTCAACAACGGTTTGATCTTTGACGGCGTTACTCAATGGATCAGCGTGATCGCTTTGCTTGCAGCGGGCGCTTCAATGATCATGATGTACGAAAATCCAGCGACAACAGGCAAACAATTCTCTGAATTGATTTTCTTGGCGATGTCTTCGGCAGTAGGGATGTTGATCCTTGTTGCAGCAGTAGACTTGTTGATGGTGTTCATCGGTCTAGAGATGATGTCTTTGGCATTGTATCTAATGATCGCGATGTCACACGAAGAAAAGCTTTCTAAAGAAGCTGCTTTGAAATACTTCGTACTAGGTTCATTCGCTTCAGCAGTGTTCTTGTACGGTGTTGCTTTCATCTTTGGTTCAACTGGTGGCACAAACATCTTGAGCTTCATGGAAAATGCGGCAGAGCTTGTGCAAACTTCTCGTTTGTTCTTGTTCGGTATCGCGTTCGTGATCTTGGGCTTCTGCTTCAAGGTTTCAATCGCTCCATTCCATGCTTGGACTCCTGATGTTTACCAAGGTTCGCCAACTCCGCACTCTGCCTTCATGGCGACTGCGGTTAAGGCTGTTTCGTTCGCAGCGTTCTTGCGTATCATTGCAACGAAATCTTTGGTTGGTTCAGATCACTTGTTCGACATCCTTCAATGGTTGGCTGTTATTACAATGATCGTTGGTAACACAGCTGCGATTTTGCAAAACAACTTGAAACGTATGATCGCTTACTCTTCAGTTGCTCACTCTGGTTACTTGTTGATCGGTGTGATCACTGCGGGTGTCAGTGAAAACGGTGCGTTCGGTGCTTCTGGTGTGATCTTCTATCTTCTAAGCTACGCATTGATGACTTTAGGTGCGTTTGCGATTGCTGGTATGATGGAAAAATCTGAAAGCCATATCGTTAACATCGACGATCTTGCGGGTTTCGCGAAAAATAGACCAATGCTTGCTTTGTGCATGACTGTGTTCTTGTTGTCGCTTGCGGGTATCCCACCAACTTTAGGTTTCTTCGGTAAGTTCTACATGTTCAATGCAGCTATCGGTGAAGGTCTTTTGTGGTTGGCTATCTGGGGTATGATCAGCTCTGTGATCGGTCTTTACTACTACCTACGCCCAATCGTCGTTATGTACATGAAAGAAGGCGAAGCAGAAATCGCTCCTCGTTCATTGAACGCAACAACAGTTGCAGTTGTCGTGATGGCAGTAGCAATCGTGTTGATGGGCTTCGTATCTGGCCCACTATTCACAGCAGTAGAAAAAAGCCTCCTATAA
- a CDS encoding NuoM family protein, giving the protein MILSSIVFLPLLFALIVAVWPNAKTLRHLALGLSVIEFLLSLVVLQQFDSSSASLQMVEKFMWIERFGIQYFMGIDGISLWLVMLTTFLTPIIILASWTSISEKVKGFHVCMFILQTAMLGTFLAMDAVFFYVFWELALVPMYFMVGIWGGARRIYATVKLFIFTFAGSVMMLVAIIYMMYLTQEATGHMSANLLDFYKLKIPFVGGTFFSLQTLLFFAFSLAFAIKVPAFPVHTWLPDAHVEAPTPGSVILAGVMLKMGTYGFMRWVIPLFPEASEYWAWLFMLIGTVGIIYGALVAMVQPDVKKLVAYSSVSHMGYILVGLFAFNAYGMTGGLYQMLNHGISTGALFILIGMIYERTHSREISKYGGLAGVLPIFTIFFFIVTLSSIAVPMTNGFVGEFMILLGTFKAQPAFAYFAVTGVVLGAVYMLWMFKRVFFGPQGELVKDEHHPLHDLNAREIVVLVPMVIMVFWMGLFPNNFLNYSKASIDFLVNNKNNYNLTIATPGSAETTTTQAAQGGN; this is encoded by the coding sequence TTGTTTTTCTACCTCTTTTGTTCGCACTGATCGTAGCTGTGTGGCCGAATGCTAAAACGCTTCGCCACCTGGCTCTTGGTTTGTCAGTGATTGAATTCCTTCTTTCGCTAGTTGTTTTGCAGCAGTTCGATTCAAGTTCTGCAAGCTTGCAAATGGTAGAGAAGTTTATGTGGATCGAACGCTTCGGCATTCAATACTTCATGGGGATCGACGGTATCTCTTTGTGGTTGGTGATGTTAACGACGTTCCTTACTCCGATCATTATCCTAGCTAGCTGGACATCGATCTCTGAAAAAGTAAAAGGCTTCCACGTTTGCATGTTCATCTTGCAAACTGCGATGCTTGGAACTTTCTTGGCGATGGACGCTGTATTCTTCTATGTGTTCTGGGAACTTGCACTTGTTCCGATGTACTTCATGGTAGGTATCTGGGGTGGCGCACGCAGAATTTATGCAACTGTTAAGTTGTTCATCTTCACGTTCGCGGGCTCTGTGATGATGCTTGTTGCGATCATCTATATGATGTACCTAACTCAAGAAGCTACTGGTCACATGTCAGCAAACTTGCTTGATTTCTATAAATTGAAGATCCCATTTGTTGGCGGAACTTTCTTCAGCCTTCAAACATTGTTGTTCTTCGCGTTCTCTTTAGCATTCGCGATCAAAGTTCCGGCATTCCCGGTTCATACTTGGTTGCCTGACGCCCACGTTGAAGCACCAACTCCTGGTTCAGTTATTCTTGCCGGTGTTATGTTGAAGATGGGTACTTACGGTTTCATGCGCTGGGTGATCCCATTGTTCCCTGAAGCTTCTGAGTACTGGGCATGGTTGTTCATGTTGATCGGTACTGTAGGTATCATCTACGGAGCGTTGGTAGCGATGGTTCAACCGGATGTGAAAAAACTTGTGGCGTACTCTTCAGTGTCGCACATGGGTTACATCTTGGTTGGTTTGTTCGCGTTCAATGCTTACGGCATGACGGGTGGTTTGTACCAAATGTTGAATCACGGTATCTCTACAGGTGCTCTGTTCATCTTGATCGGTATGATCTACGAAAGAACTCATTCTCGTGAAATTTCTAAATACGGTGGCTTGGCTGGCGTACTTCCGATCTTCACGATCTTCTTCTTTATCGTAACTCTTTCTTCGATCGCGGTTCCAATGACGAACGGTTTCGTAGGTGAGTTCATGATCTTGCTTGGTACTTTCAAAGCGCAACCTGCATTCGCTTACTTCGCTGTCACTGGCGTTGTTCTTGGTGCGGTTTACATGCTTTGGATGTTCAAACGTGTATTCTTCGGTCCACAAGGGGAGCTTGTTAAAGACGAGCACCATCCTCTTCATGACTTGAATGCGCGCGAGATCGTAGTTCTTGTTCCGATGGTTATCATGGTGTTCTGGATGGGTCTTTTCCCGAACAATTTCTTGAACTATTCAAAAGCAAGTATCGACTTCCTTGTGAATAACAAGAACAACTATAACCTGACTATTGCAACACCTGGTTCTGCTGAAACGACAACGACTCAAGCAGCACAAGGGGGTAACTAA